The Henckelia pumila isolate YLH828 chromosome 2, ASM3356847v2, whole genome shotgun sequence genome includes a window with the following:
- the LOC140878043 gene encoding cell wall / vacuolar inhibitor of fructosidase 2-like has product MAKQVVLFEIVLVQLVVVLLFSQLGINANSTKDMALIESVCQKTHDYQLCVSTLKSNPLSFKSDVKGLASIMLGIIQRKMYGIVPTIDQMGANSSDPPIRDCLKQVCSLEYRANIALIGDAMQVWKSGGKLVDALVYVQRALQNAEICENCFMKQFQRKSPITPINSNFVDLCYVAQGIMLIP; this is encoded by the coding sequence ATGGCAAAACAAGTAGTTCTGTTTGAAATTGTTCTTGTTCAGCTGGTTGTTGTGTTGTTATTCAGCCAGCTGGGAATTAATGCAAACAGCACCAAAGACATGGCTTTGATAGAAAGTGTGTGCCAGAAAACACATGACTACCAGTTGTGCGTGTCTACATTGAAATCGAATCCTCTCAGCTTCAAAAGCGACGTAAAAGGGTTAGCAAGTATCATGCTAGGCATAATACAACGCAAAATGTATGGAATAGTACCAACGATCGATCAGATGGGGGCAAACTCATCCGATCCCCCGATACGCGATTGCCTTAAGCAAGTGTGTTCTCTAGAGTACCGTGCAAACATAGCACTAATTGGAGATGCGATGCAAGTTTGGAAATCTGGAGGTAAGTTGGTAGATGCATTAGTTTATGTACAGCGGGCATTGCAAAATGCAGAGATTTGCGAGAACTGTTTTATGAAGCAATTCCAACGCAAGTCGCCCATCACTCCTATCAACTCTAATTTTGTTGATCTTTGTTATGTCGCTCAAGGTATTATGCTAATcccataa